In Fulvia fulva chromosome 10, complete sequence, a single window of DNA contains:
- a CDS encoding Flap endonuclease GEN 1, whose protein sequence is MGIHGIFKEIGPGQRVSLVKLSSDHLIAHNRPFRLAIDISIWLFQILASKGGSNPALRTFYYRLLRLLSLNIHPLFVFDGPYKPTFKRNKKVGGPGVRVASVPEFLAKQLLKQFGFPWHIAPGEAEAECALLQREGIVDAVLSEDVDTLMFGSGVTLKNWSSEGTSKVPTHVNVYRAEETKEKSGMDREGMILVALMSGGDYITEGIPGCGPKLACDAARAGFGKDLCEVARMKDKEGLNAWRERLQHQIFTNEAKYFSRKNSKLVIPDEFPNQEVLGYYTHPCISTPEKLERVRDSLQWDQSIDFAALRSFAADAFDWRCLGGAKKFIRNLAPAMLVREMRLQSDGVQVSQEAQAVREKDFIIAIHGKRIHKTTDAEVEYRMSFIPMSLVPIDLTIEDKDDDFIPAGGVEDPSDVESEFAPIPNSTADEDDAPTSPTKKRVARPYEPDQPEKIWMMHSFLELGCPLTVEDYEASLRDPKELFKARRKARAATAGDTNMHAKKTTRKKKTVDSAQLPMAAFTTVTKSSQQEVVIVSSQEDRAPLQASKTGANARAKKTKLDPRDDEDDTDDVIDKVSGFKRPSQLSPSLMKQFDPLEDDDETPKASRLADPPIDKTRIFAPFASKALAQAKAKTTTKARSKQQADPQKTPRHLKRSSDEVISPAMSQRTINSYFSPTPRKQLNFIDLISPAPVTASPPRATTPTPPRTTAQLGTDLLDLAENASWSPGKLPGSVTKRRKKAPLKRHLTAPVQGRDDDLLLPTATSRPGTPDLLDVGIGQAGTRHDTIEALDLTESSPARTTRPPKNAARADSHSMPRPSEEPPVRLSPERSSAPPATIPPLNPPASKPTKAKAKATSSRASSSRSSTNPDPVIRRSPRQQEAKKKRIQLRESLQGSWKEVDVEAVDLTEDGSGWSQSQGRTKIKGWRKSGVEVLDLTGA, encoded by the exons ATGGGCATCCATGG CATCTTCAAAGAGATCGGGCCTGGGCAGCGAGTGTCACTGGTCAAACTCTCCTCCGACCACTTGATCGCCCACAATCGACCCTTCCGACTTGCGATCGATATCTCCATCTGGCTCTTCCAAATCCTCGCCTCGAAGGGTGGCTCCAATCCTGCCTTGCGAACATTCTACTACCGCCTACTGCGACTACTATCTCTCAACATCCACCCACTCTTCGTCTTCGATGGACCGTACAAGCCGACGTTCAAGCGAAACAAGAAGGTCGGCGGGCCTGGGGTACGAGTCGCATCGGTGCCAGAATTCTTGGCCAAGCAGCTGTTGAAACAGTTTGGCTTCCCGTGGCACATCGCACCAGGAGAGGCAGAGGCGGAATGCGCACTGCTGCAACGAGAGGGCATAGTGGATGCAGTGCTGAGTGAAGATGTTGACACCCTCATGTTTGGAAGTGGAGTGACGCTGAAGAATTGGAGCTCGGAGGGAACAAGCAAAGTGCCCACACATGTCAATGTCTACCGAGCAGAAGAGACGAAAGAGAAGAGTGGCATGGACAGGGAGGGCATGATCTTGGTCGCGCTCATGAGCGGCGGAGACTACATCACAGAAGGCATACCGGGATGCGGACCAAAGCTGGCATGCGATGCAGCAAGAGCAGGCTTTGGGAAGGACTTGTGTGAAGTGGCGAGGATGAAGGACAAAGAAGGCTTGAACGCTTGGAGAGAGCGACTACAACACCAGATCTTCACAAACGAGGCAAAGTACTTCTCCAGGAAGAACTCGAAACTGGTCATACCAGACGAGTTTCCCAACCAGGAAGTGCTCGGCTACTACACGCACCCGTGTATCTCAACACCGGAGAAGCTGGAGCGAGTACGGGACAGCCTGCAATGGGATCAGTCCATCGATTTTGCTGCATTGCGATCCTTCGCTGCAGATGCGTTCGACTGGAGATGCTTGGGGGGAGCGAAGAAATTCATCCGCAACCTAGCTCCAGCCATGCTTGTGCGCGAGATGCGACTGCAGAGCGATGGCGTCCAGGTCAGCCAGGAAGCTCAAGCAGTGCGGGAGAAAGACTTCATCATCGCGATCCATGGCAAGCGAATCCACAAAACGACGGACGCAGAAGTGGAGTATCGCATGTCATTCATCCCGATGAGTCTCGTGCCCATCGATCTCACTATCGAAGACAAGGACGACGACTTCATACCAGCTGGCGGCGTTGAAGACCCAAGCGATGTCGAGAGCGAATTCGCGCCGATACCTAACAGCACGGCGGACGAGGATGACGCTCCAACATCTCCTACGAAGAAGCGCGTTGCGAGACCTTACGAGCCTGATCAGCCCGAGAAGATCTGGATGATGCACAGCTTTCTGGAGCTGGGATGTCCATTGACTGTCGAAGACTACGAAGCAAGTCTGCGAGATCCGAAGGAACTCTTCAAGGCGCGGCGGAAAGCACGAGCCGCTACCGCTGGTGATACGAATATGCATGCCAAGAAGACGACCAGGAAGAAGAAGACTGTCGATTCTGCACAACTGCCAATGGCTGCTTTCACCACGGTGACGAAGTCCTCGCAGCAGGAAGTGGTGATCGTAAGCTCACAAGAAGATCGAGCGCCGTTGCAAGCGAGCAAGACTGGTGCTAACGCTCGCGCCAAGAAGACGAAGCTGGATCCACGAGACGATGAAGACGATACAGATGATGTGATCGACAAAGTTTCTGGCTTCAAAAGGCCTTCACAGTTGTCGCCTAGCTTGATGAAGCAGTTCGACCCTCTCGAGGATGACGACGAGACACCCAAAGCAAGTCGACTGGCAGACCCACCAATCGACAAAACTCGTATCTTCGCGCCATTTGCCAGTAAGGCGTTGGCGCAAGCCAAAGCCAAGACGACCACCAAAGCCAGATCCAAGCAGCAGGCAGATCCACAGAAGACTCCACGGCACCTTAAGAGGTCCTCGGACGAGGTGATCTCGCCAGCAATGAGCCAAAGGACCATCAACTCATACTTCTCACCAACGCCCAGAAAGCAATTAAACTTTATCGACCTCATCTCTCCAGCACCTGTCACAGCATCACCACCTCGCGCCACAACTCCAACCCCGCCGCGCACTACGGCTCAGCTAGGCACTGACCTGCTCGACCTTGCGGAGAATGCATCCTGGTCACCTGGAAAGCTGCCGGGCTCGGTGACGAAGCGGAGGAAGAAAGCGCCCCTGAAGCGGCATCTGACTGCGCCTGTGCAAGGGAGGGATGATGATCTGCTTTTGCCAACGGCTACTTCGAGGCCGGGTACGCCGGATCTGCTCGATGTCGGTATTGGGCAGGCGGGAACGCGGCATGACACGATAGAAGCTCTGGATCTGACGGAGTCCTCACCGGCCAGGACGACGAGACCGCCAAAGAATGCCGCTCGTGCAGACTCCCACTCGATGCCTCGGCCAAGCGAAGAACCCCCAGTACGCCTCTCTCCAGAGAGGTCTTCAGCACCACCCGCAACCATACCACCACTCAACCCACCAGCCTCCAAACCTACCAAGGCCAAGGCCAAAGCCACCTCATCGCGAGCATCCTCTTCGAGATCCTCAACGAACCCAGATCCCGTGATACGTCGCTCCCCTCGCCAACAAGAAGCGAAGAAGAAACGCATCCAACTCCGCGAAAGTCTCCAAGGTTCCTGGAAAGAAGTCGACGTCGAAGCTGTGGATCTGACGGAAGATGGTAGTGGGTGGAGTCAGAGTCAGGGGAGGACGAAGATAAAGGGGTGGAGGAAGAGTGGGGTTGAGGTTTTGGATTTGACGGGGGCTTGA